In Plasmodium chabaudi chabaudi strain AS genome assembly, chromosome: 10, a single genomic region encodes these proteins:
- a CDS encoding RNA-binding protein 8A, putative, with translation MEDNYTNTTLNDDEVPAKSVEGWIIIITNIHGEAREDYIKEVFEEFGQIRNLHLNLDRRTGFIKGYAFLEFENFVDAKRAIDEMDGSMLLNQKIHVDWAFVQDKKKN, from the exons atgGAAGATAATTACACAAACACCACTCTTAATGATGACGAAGTTCCTGCTAAAT cTGTTGAAGGAtggataattataataacaaaCATCCATGGCGAGGCAAGAGAagattatataaaagaagTTTTTGAAGAATTCGGGCAAATCAGAAATttacatttaaatttaGACAGAAGAACTGGATTTATAAAAGGCTATGCATTTCTcgaatttgaaaattttgttGACGCAAAAAGAGCTATTGATG aaatgGATGGCTCAATGTTACTAAACCAGAAAATACACGTTGACTGGGCATTTGTAcaagacaaaaaaaaaaattga
- a CDS encoding RNA-binding protein, putative, with translation MTKKYKNDSPIDKHKVFVRNIRENDVKELTERFEKECKKHFFFKSKSSSTKSAICIFHNEEDATNFITKYNNSNDFSTKIMCEFAIKKRHNEKVLTSILYNRKKIKYSNSIKIYTNCDIDNIIILNYLKNIYFMKKNVLLNCENDQSKSLEDKNKINTNNDNHSDEEIEIVASSEKDKKFEDMVINIEKTSNINKSIILKKINNANFKGNKKDESKNYFGYVAEFANYKLASTFYQLINKNEFQNYLKNNNKNGDYENVFFLHELCLLNTGHKMIIIKNLNAKCHTENIQKLFKNIETNPKIHIPKKNDKKQGYAFVTFSNHKNAKKALLLTGTILCGNKINIEKYNKEIKPFNDKTSKDTEDLSNDSVDDYNNYPNEDQESDDEDVDTKSDESSSSIDDNNSDEEVSSLSKKRKLNDSNQKDDKDNNKKKRKMKNNEKRDYKKDAEEGKTIFITNIPTETTNEEIKEYIEKNISKDYTYIKTCRNDYKKISVFVKLTRKIDADNFLKKIGEYNEEDEQISESENVIDQFYNNVNKKKKEKLKKILLNEDSNLKHTDILFFKNNYLMIKRAVPNDIIKDKKKLPTDKKEKKKKNKLRNNIHLINDNYVNNENIPSNVLLRNKKLLDKKTKLLKDSNFVINPCRLYVRNYPLAVEQNIFRRLIAKHFTPIFIKKFSLKRKAAFKKANEVITKMKLMKDNTSNKDLVQDGKVGPTIRNKDSNNVNTMDDGAKKNVICFLDINKHEYAKQIISLLQNKNMYDLINQIFSKKDIPTIKTNKKPKNILYVDYCIENLRMLHIKKMKEEKFKNRLKQTNQNNLSTKKVITKKPKKMSRGLRQREKRRLLKAQNENKNITNTINPTTADQKDNSLKKEKHKKRVTFLDHPNDEEINNTDKKKNKKNKNKKLNVQDSGETKKKVKAVKSIMKKDTSKADNNIESIQKDVLNFLKTTQ, from the exons atgacaaaaaaatataaaaatgatagcCCCATAGACAAGCACAAAGTGTTTGTCCGTAATATACGAGAGAATGATGTAAAGGAACTGACAGAACGATTTGAAAAGGAAtgtaaaaaacattttttttttaaaagtaaaaGCAGTTCTACAAAAAGCgctatttgtatttttcaCAATGAAGAGGATGCAACAAATTtcataacaaaatataataattcaaacGACTTTTCTACAAAGATTATGTGTGAATTCGCTATAAAGAAAAGGCATAATGAAAAAGTTTTAACTTCCATTCTGTataatcgaaaaaaaataaaatattcaaactctataaaaatatatacaaattgtgatatagataatataattattttaaattatttgaaaaacatttattttatgaaaaaaaacgtaTTACTGAATTGTGAAAATGATCAATCGAAATCTTtagaagataaaaataaaataaatacaaataatgaCAATCATAGTGATGAAGAAATTGAAATTGTAGCTAGCTCAGAAAaggataaaaaatttgaagaTATGGTGATAAATATAGAGAAAACAagtaacataaataaaagtattattttaaaaaaaataaataatgcaaaTTTTAAAGGTAATAAAAAGGATGAATCAAAAAATTACTTTGGATATGTTGCCGAATTTGCAAACTATAAGTTGGCTTCCACATTTTATCAgcttattaataaaaatgaatttcaaaattatttgaaaaataataacaaaaatggtGACtatgaaaatgttttttttcttcatgaATTATGTCTCTTAAATACAGGACAtaaaatgattattataaaaaacttGAATGCAAAATGTCATAcagaaaatattcaaaagcTTTTTAAGAATATCGAAACAAACCCCAAAATACAtattccaaaaaaaaacgataaAAAACAAGGATATGCTTTTGTTACTTTTTCAAATcataaaaatgcaaaaaagGCATTACTCCTAACGGGTACTATTTTATGTGgcaacaaaataaatattgaaaaatacaacaaagaaataaaacCATTTAACGATAAAACTTCCAAAGACACTGAAGATTTATCGAATGACTCTGTTgatgattataataattatccTAATGAAGATCAAGAAAGTGATGACGAGGATGTTGATACAAAATCTGACGAATCAAGTAGCAGTATAGATGACAATAATAGTGATGAAGAAGTTTCATCGTTGTctaaaaagagaaaattaaatgattcCAATCAAAAGGACGACAAagacaataataaaaagaaacgaaaaatgaaaaataacgAAAAGAGAGACTATAAAAAGGATGCAGAAGAGGGTAAAACCATTTTTATCACGAACATTCCAACAGAAACAACAAATGAAGAAATTAAAGAATacatagaaaaaaatattagtaaagactatacatatataaagacTTGTAGaaatgattataaaaaaatatctgtttttgtaaaattgaCAAGAAAAATCGATgctgataattttttaaaaaaaattggagAATACAATGAAGAAGATGAACAGATAAGTGAAAGTGAAAATGTAATCGaccaattttataataatgtaaataaaaaaaaaaaagaaaaactcaaaaaaatattattaaatgaagATTCAAATCTTAAACACActgatattttattttttaaaaataattatcttATGATTAAAAGAGCAGTACCAAATGACATAATAAAAgacaagaaaaaattaccaacagacaaaaaagaaaaaaaaaaaaaaaataaattacgaaataatatacatttaataaatgacAATTATGTTAATAATGAGAATATTCCTTCTAATGTACttttaagaaataaaaaattattagataaaaaaacaaaacttttaaaagatagtaattttgtaataaatCCATGTAGATTATATGTTCGAAATTATCCCCTTGCAGTTGagcaaaatatttttcgcCGTCTTATAGCAAAGCATTTTACTCcgatatttataaaaaaatttagtttaaaaagaaaagcagcttttaaaaaagcGAATGAAGTaattacaaaaatgaaactTATGAAAGACAACACTAGTAATAAGGATCTCGTACAAGATGGAAAAGTAGGCCCAACAATACGTAACAAAGACAGTAACAATGTTAATACTATGGATGATGGAGCTAAGAAAAATGTCATATGCTTTCTTGATATTAACAAACACGAATATGCcaaacaaattatttcccttttacaaaataaaaatatgtacgacctaataaatcaaatattttccaaaaaagatattccaacaattaaaacaaataaaaaacctaaaaatatattatatgttgaTTATTGCATTGAAAATCTAAGAATgctacatataaaaaaaatgaaggaagagaaatttaaaaatcgtttaaaacaaacaaatcaaaataatttatctaCTAAAAAGGTAATCACAAAAaaaccaaaaaaaatgagtaGAGGACTTAGGCAACGTGAAAAAAGAAGATTATTAAAAGctcaaaatgaaaacaaaaatattacaaacACAATCAATCCAACGACTGCTGATCAGAAAGATAATTCTctgaaaaaagaaaaacataaaaaacgaGTCACATTCCTTGACCATCcaaatgatgaagaaataaataataccgataaaaaaaaaaacaaaaaaaacaaaaacaaaaaattgaatGTACAAGACTCCGGggaaactaaaaaaaaagttaaggCTGTTAAAAGtattatgaaaaaggaCACCAGCAAAGCGGACAATAATATT GAATCAATACAAAAGGACGTCTTGAACTTCCTCAAAACAACCcaataa
- a CDS encoding ribosome biogenesis protein BOP1, putative: MKNQNNDENTSENNYEDSKNVSGDNNGSGERDAKISSKETNKHTLLNRTKKNKNKMETKKQDEEGRIKVNGKDKKKKKKKKHNIYINEEIDDSDDEYNLNTIGNIDLKYYDDLDIIGYDIDGKKIKKTNENMIDDFIESKTDPDAWRKIKDKKNNRVVTLTDADLEIIRKIRENSVAKYLDESNYIYENDKEEYKLPVKFNVKKNNKVSKGEKMKVLKLMRYLIDKEKHPEKYPNNTDSNKEDMMLYDIWKNKIYDEYSNMNEISLPNILPGHKYSYNPPPELIYTESDERNILKNNKDAFIPKNCEKITNIEYYKKTYYDLYQRCLDIYLCSRSVKSVLDIKKEDLLPKLPTTQSLKPYPQYPFIKYDINDKIKNEDNGHNYICLNENDHIFYVIKNNKLYLFDILTSYNIDVIDLEYYFNSVLPTDRKVKTNLMIKINKTYSLLAISCDNFIILIQYESYVPPAKSSTQDIEKVYYNGKRQKSGNTYDTNKTDDHSESSKDADELESDEEDGSQIFENEWDDEDMSDDGSEKNDESGENDNNLKKNKYIDLSKNMIYCKTKELINSFNQNFKNSDEFISSSDLDIKWIKIAPNDKKLKYCVAIKHEGSIRHFSWNRNGNYLSVTCLRKLGQYHHCYLHHIKSMRTIKLINKYQQKRGDIIQSMFFPRNPYFVAAFENSIIIYNLKPSSKKEKIFKKLRGVKNATSIDIHTNESYILVSDERGNVFIYDLDLASSPYKMFHAQNCPLKKAEFHKEYNLFYSLGSNGVINLFYSKFFNDYITDPILVPIKEIKNEAKIVDLTWSDKKPWLFAHTESNFSVLYT; encoded by the exons atgaaaaatcaaaataacgATGAAAACACAAGTGAAAACAATTATGAAGATAGCAAAAATGTAAGTGGTGACAACAATGGGAGTGGCGAGAGGGATGCAAAGATTTCATCCAAAGAAACAAATAAGCACACTCTGTTAAACAGaacaaaaaagaataaaaacaaaatggaaACTAAAAAACAGGACGAAGAAGGTAGAATAAAAGTAAATGGAAAagataagaaaaaaaaaaaaaaaaaaaaacataatatttatattaatgaagAAATTGATGATAGTGatgatgaatataatttaaatacaatTGGCAATATTGATCTTAAGTATTATGATGACCTCGACATTATAG GGTACGATATCGATGgtaagaaaataaagaagacGAACGAAAACATGATCGACGATTTTATAGAATCAAAAACAGATCCAGATGCATggagaaaaattaaagataaGAAAAACAATCGAGTTGTAACACTTACAGATGCAGACTtagaaataataagaaaaataagaGAAAATAGTGTAGCCAAATATTTAGACGaatcaaattatatatatgaaaatgataaagaagaatataaattgCCTGTTAAGTTTAATgtgaagaaaaataataaagtatCAAAAGGTGAGAAAATGAAAGTATTAAAACTAATGAGATATTTAatagataaagaaaaacatCCTGAAAAATATCCAAATAATACAGATAGTAATAAAGAAGATATGATgttatatgatatatggaaaaataaaatttatgatGAATATTCAAATATGAATGAAATAAGTTTGCCAAATATATTACCAGGTCATAAATATAGTTATAATCCTCCACCtgaattaatatatactgAATCGGatgaaagaaatattttaaaaaataataaagatgcATTTATACCtaaaaattgtgaaaagataacaaatatagaatattataaaaaaacatattatgaTTTATATCAAAGATGtttagatatatatttatgttcaAGATCTGTAAAAAGTGTATTAGATATAAAGAAAGAGGATCTATTACCTAAATTACCAACGACGCAATCTTTAAAACCATATCCACAATATCcctttataaaatatgatataaatgataaaatcaaaaatgaagataatggtcataattatatttgtttaaatgaaaatgatcatattttttatgtaattaaaaataataaattatatttattcgatatattaacatcatataatattgatgTAATAGATTTGGAGTACTATTTTAATTCTGTGTTACCAACAGATAGAAAAgttaaaacaaatttaatgataaaaataaataaaacatattctTTACTAGCAATATCATgtgataattttattatactaaTTCAATATGAAAGTTATGTACCTCCAGCTAAATCTAGTACCCAAGATATTGAAAAGGTTTATTACAATGGGAAAAGACAAAAAAGCGGAAACACTTATGACACTAACAAAACTGATGACCATAGTGAATCTTCAAAGGATGCTGACGAATTGGAAAGTGATGAAGAAGATGGTAGTCAAATTTTTGAGAATGAATGGGATGATGAAGATATGAGTGATGATGgaagtgaaaaaaatgatgaatcgggagaaaatgataataatttaaaaaaaaataaatatatagatttaagtaaaaatatgatatattgtaaaactaaagaattaattaattcttttaatcaaaattttaaaaattctgATGAATTTATTTCCTCTTCTGATTTGGATATAAAATGGATTAAGATAGCGCCAAATGATAAG aaACTGAAATATTGTGTAGCCATAAAGCACGAAGGATCAATCAGACATTTTTCTTGGAATAGAAATG GAAACTATTTGTCAGTGACATGTTTGCGAAAGCTTGGGCAGTATCATCATTGCTACTTGCATCATATTAAATCCATGAGgacaataaaattaataaataaataccaACAAAAAAGAGGTGACATAATTCAATCTATGTTCTTTCCACGCAACCCCTACTTTGTCGCTGCCTTTGAAAATAGCATAAT aatatataatttaaagcCTTCCTCAAAGAAAGAGAAAATATTCAAGAAACTGAGAGGAGTTAAAAATGCAACAAGCATAGATATACATACAAATGAAAGTTATATTTTAGTGTCCGATGAAAGAggaaatgtttttatttatgattTAGATTTGGCTAGTAGTCCATATAAAATGTTCCATGCTCAAAACTGtcctttaaaaaaagcGGAATTTCATAAggaatataatttgttttattcattAGGCTCAAATGGTgtgataaatttattttattctaaattttttaatgattaTATAACAGATCCTATTTTAGTGCCAAttaaggaaataaaaaatgaagcgAAGATAGTTGACCTGACTTGGTCAGATAAAAAACCATGGCTATTTGCTCACACAGAGTCAAATTTTTCTGTCTTATACAcatga